The following is a genomic window from Desulfofarcimen acetoxidans DSM 771.
GTGATAAAATATTTAATGCGTTGGTTGAGAAAATAGAGGTTATCTCGCCAACGCATTTTGTTTTTGTGCTGAAAAGTGGGATGAGGGTGGAACAATTGGAATAAGAAGGTGGCTAATAAAGTTCTAGTTGATATATAATTATCTTCAAGAGTATGCTATATAGAACCGAAATAATAAATATCGTTATAAATTAAACGCAAAGTCTCTTTTTCACATCTTCCGAACAGCATTTGATTTCCTCTAAAAACGAGTCAACAGATTTTTGAATTTCTGAAGCATTTTTATGAAAGCGATTATAAATAGCTGTATTTTTTAACCATTTCCATAACTCTTCTATGCAATTCAGATTGGGTGAGTAGGGTGGAAGAAATTTCAAAAACAGATGATCCTTATGCTCGTCTAAAAAGTCTTTAAGTAATTTTGCATGATGAACTCTTGCATTATCAAGAACAATGTAAATTTTAGAAATGTCATCTTTTAAAAAATGTGATACCAATTTTTTAAGAAAATCTTTGAATTTTTCTGCATTGATTTTGTCATAATTTACACAAAAAACTTTACCCGTATAGTAGTTTAAAGCACCGTATAATGTAACTTTTGCATGGTGTCCATAGGTCTTAATCTTTTTTTGCTCACCTTTTGGGAACCATGCTCGTTGTAAACCTTGATAATCCCTAATGTGAGATGCATCCACATATAGGAGTATTTCACATTCAGTGAGATTTTTTTAACTCTTCCAGCTCATCTTGAAAAGCTTTTTGCTTTTCCGGATCAGCTTTGGCTAATACATAAGTGGGACGATTATAACGAAAATCCATCTTAAGAAGCATGCGCCAAACACCATCTGATGTATATTTAACGCCGTATGTATCATGAATGTAAGCAGCGAGGGTTTTACAATTCCAAGTAGTATGGGTACTAAAACCAACCTCTGATGGTGGTTGTTTCAGTACCTCTTTGACCTCTTCTTTTTGTTCATTGGTTAGCCTTGGCGGTCTTCCCGGCTTTTTTGATACATGAAGCAGTTTTTTAACTCCACCTTCATTAAAGTAAGCAACGTATTTTCTTATGGTTTGTTTACTTATATCAAGATATTCGGCAATCTGCTTTGCTTGTCTCCCTTTCATGACAAGAATAACAGCTTGAACTCTGCATCTTAGTTTATATGGTGTTTCTCTTTTTATCTTATTCAAATCCTCAATGGTTAAATTTTGTGGATTGTTTAAATGCAATTTCCTCATGGTAATAATACCCCTCCCCACACTTGATTCTATTTTACAGGATAGGAGTAAAAATTACCATTACTTTATTAATCGTTTCTATATAGCCAATTAGGGATATTAAACTTCTGTCGGATTCGGTTAGGCAGAAGCACGAGAATGCTAT
Proteins encoded in this region:
- a CDS encoding IS630 family transposase, which produces MDASHIRDYQGLQRAWFPKGEQKKIKTYGHHAKVTLYGALNYYTGKVFCVNYDKINAEKFKDFLKKLVSHFLKDDISKIYIVLDNARVHHAKLLKDFLDEHKDHLFLKFLPPYSPNLNCIEELWKWLKNTAIYNRFHKNASEIQKSVDSFLEEIKCCSEDVKKRLCV
- a CDS encoding IS630 family transposase, which gives rise to MRKLHLNNPQNLTIEDLNKIKRETPYKLRCRVQAVILVMKGRQAKQIAEYLDISKQTIRKYVAYFNEGGVKKLLHVSKKPGRPPRLTNEQKEEVKEVLKQPPSEVGFSTHTTWNCKTLAAYIHDTYGVKYTSDGVWRMLLKMDFRYNRPTYVLAKADPEKQKAFQDELEELKKSH